From Caretta caretta isolate rCarCar2 chromosome 16, rCarCar1.hap1, whole genome shotgun sequence, the proteins below share one genomic window:
- the LOC125623389 gene encoding ring finger protein-like, whose translation MTAAVLRAEPPLAPAPLGVPGEQGELPPAAAADQQPAGQAGDAESPGQSEPAAWGGEGGARPGAAPWPSGKVPSGPPDLEGEEGAREPLLDQRKAPAACGPRTAPLGAGPLCPAPAPLSPLPAAGSSPSPAAPQGQPRLERTPSRSRSLASAGAGEQAALEAGSAEEECPICTEPYDRGRHSRALLNCSHVLCSDCLRAILERAGAADIGRVRCPICRQKTPMLEWEICKLQEELLLLHAQPAPAPALALPAPAPLPPRRPGLCGALEHRFQVRFHTSRTFGCLPCLRYPPCLVSGLGGLRRRCRCCYLLSLAALLAAETLSLLLIFLPIGLLVLLFLILDK comes from the coding sequence ATGACAGCCGCTGTCCTGCGGGCAGAGCCGCCCCTCGCCCCGGCGCCCCTCGGCGTGCCCGGCGAGCAGGGCGAGCTGCCGCCTGCGGCCGCCGCGGACCAGCAACCGGCCGGGCAGGCGGGAGATGCGGAGAGCCCCGGGCAGAGCGAGCCGGCGGCCTGGGGAGGCGAAGGGGGCGCCCGGCCGGGGGCCGCGCCCTGGCCCTCGGGAAAGGTGCCCAGCGGGCCCCCGGATCTGGAGGGCGAGGAGGGAGCGCGGGAGCCTCTCCTGGACCAGCGCAAAGCGCCCGCTGCCTGCGGCCCCCGCACCGCGCCTCTGGGAGCGGGGCCCCTCTGCCCggctccagccccactcagcccgctgccagcggccggcagcagccccagcccggcAGCTCCCCAGGGGCAGCCCCGCCTGGAAAGGACCCCCAGCCGGAGCCGGAGCCTCGCCAGCGCCGGGGCGGGCGAGCAGGCCGCGCTGGAAGCGGGCAGCGCCGAGGAGGAGTGCCCCATCTGCACGGAGCCCTACGACCGCGGGCGGCACTCGCGGGCCCTGCTCAACTGCAGCCACGTGCTGTGCAGCGACTGCCTGCGCGCCATCCTGGAGCGGGCCGGCGCCGCCGACATCGGCCGCGTGCGCTGCCCCATCTGCCGCCAGAAGACGCCCATGCTGGAGTGGGAGATCTGCaagctgcaggaggagctgctgctgctgcacgcCCAGCCCGCGCCGGCCCCCGCGCTGGCGCTGCCCGCGCCGGCCCCCCTGCCGCCCCGGCGGCCCGGGCTCTGCGGGGCCCTGGAGCACCGCTTCCAGGTGCGCTTCCACACCAGCCGCACGTTCGGCTGCCTGCCCTGCCTGCGCTACCCGCCCTGCCTGGTCAGCGGCCTGGGCGGCCTGCGGCGCCGCTGCCGCTGCTGCTACCTGCTCTCGCTGGCCGCGCTGCTGGCGGCAGAGACGCTGAGCCTGCTGCTCATCTTCCTGCCCATCGGGCTGCTCGTGCTGCTCTTCCTCATCTTGGACAAATAG